Proteins from a genomic interval of Papaver somniferum cultivar HN1 chromosome 4, ASM357369v1, whole genome shotgun sequence:
- the LOC113362791 gene encoding uncharacterized protein LOC113362791, whose translation MSELQPPPPPPPPPPLGSINGLVLGSREGITTTTITTTAAATVGIPLSSDRQLQQQQSLGTKRQRRPSVRLGDIGDHNQTAATTHSYESYLRRTTKQQWKDHNSNTHNNFSYRHPSHFLKDPKSSKTRPLTNLTNAEETFDGGDGKLNKPRRSGVKRVRSNWVSNDGIRDLDDNSDTPLKELGVTSPIQSIEENPRKQIRGSRIGESDGDDDDDNDETPRFIIEDGVQNWLNGLGLGRYGPVFEIHEVDEEVLPLLTLDDLKDMGINAVGSRRKMYCAIEKLGKGFS comes from the coding sequence ATGTCAGAGTTACagccaccaccacctccgccacCCCCTCCACCCCTAGGATCCATAAATGGGCTAGTACTAGGATCAAGAGAAggaattaccaccaccaccataacaacaacagcagcagcaacagttgGAATTCCTCTATCTTCAGACAGACAGCTACAGCAGCAACAATCTTTAGGTACAAAGCGACAACGAAGACCAAGTGTAAGATTAGGTGATATAGGAGATCATAatcaaacagcagcaacaacacatTCTTACGAATCTTATctaagaagaacaacaaaacaaCAATGGAAAGATCATAATAGTAATACTCATAACAATTTCTCATATCGTCATCCTTCTCATTTTCTTAAAGATCCTAAATCATCAAAGACCAGACCTTTAACCAATTTAACCAATGCAGAAGAAACCTTTGATGGTGGTGATGGAAAGTTGAACAAACCTAGAAGAAGTGGGGTTAAAAGGGTTCGATCCAATTGGGTATCTAATGATGGAATTAGAGACTTGGATGACAATTCTGATACCCCTTTGAAGGAATTAGGTGTAActagcccaattcaatcaattgaagaaaaccctaggaaacaaaTTAGGGGTTCTAGGATTGGGGAAtcggatggtgatgatgatgacgataATGATGAGACGCCGCGGTTTATTATCGAAGATGGTGTTCAGAATTGGCTTAATGGATTGGGATTAGGAAGGTATGGACCTGTTTTTGAAATACATGAAGTGGATGAAGAAGTGTTGCCATTGTTAACATTGGATGATCTTAAAGATATGGGTATTAATGCTGTTGGTTCAAGGAGGAAAATGTATTGCGCGATTGAAAAGCTTGGAAAAGGTTTTTCTTGA